One stretch of Thermodesulfobacteriota bacterium DNA includes these proteins:
- a CDS encoding glycosyltransferase family 39 protein, translated as MIYSGKPNIARMAGWLLLLLLAIMYLAWPGDHHWGDLDQSLYVNLALQANQEGRLSTCWRQGNAGIRYHPFPIWVYQCFLALTHDLVLISFVKALLTLIACLGGLYYLSRVLSYPRWVLLLFCFFPHCYLYGSEFTDDSWLVPVSLLAVACYARFSEKLSTAALAVTIFLMTLLFYLHPRGALLFFPVIFTMALFDRQRLKNKPAFVLLIVAAMLLIIFPYLTPVKDTVPGDVAGLAVPFSGRAARFLSAALTGGLFFSYDFFQLLIPHHFTGKVLTPVMKVIIGLTMLSYLLMISGIGITVVSLIRKRRSKIPPDLEDRLGGLSLFSVVVFSMVMAFFDLFHAVEYYSAVWFCFFFFIWRAIKIFQERRYLKILPILYGLSMAFCWICFWLMVHLEGVGLTLDNAMAAARQISQYSPESRVVQKVSLENGNMVDIMNANLESAFGNVWYYRESVNLLNKNEILQKCLKGSYIYLALVPMLNIYYAGQDLKRLPVRTVRLSYRDAGGKNHLTVTVEPEDAAP; from the coding sequence TTGATCTATTCAGGCAAGCCGAACATAGCCCGGATGGCCGGCTGGTTGCTGTTGCTGCTGCTGGCCATCATGTACCTGGCCTGGCCGGGTGATCATCACTGGGGAGACCTGGATCAGTCCCTGTATGTCAACCTGGCCCTTCAGGCCAACCAGGAGGGAAGGCTTTCGACCTGCTGGCGCCAGGGCAATGCCGGTATTCGTTATCATCCCTTTCCCATCTGGGTTTATCAGTGTTTTCTGGCACTGACCCACGATCTGGTTCTGATCAGTTTTGTCAAGGCCCTGCTCACCCTGATCGCCTGCCTGGGCGGGTTGTATTATCTGTCCCGGGTACTGTCTTATCCCCGCTGGGTTTTACTCCTTTTCTGCTTTTTCCCTCACTGCTACCTGTATGGTTCCGAGTTTACCGACGACTCCTGGCTGGTTCCGGTTTCTTTACTGGCAGTAGCTTGTTATGCCCGATTTTCTGAAAAACTGTCAACGGCCGCGCTGGCCGTGACGATTTTTCTGATGACCCTTTTGTTTTACCTTCATCCCCGGGGAGCACTGCTGTTTTTCCCGGTCATTTTCACCATGGCCCTGTTCGACCGCCAGCGACTGAAAAACAAACCGGCCTTTGTTTTACTGATCGTGGCGGCTATGCTTCTGATCATCTTCCCCTATCTGACACCGGTGAAAGATACCGTGCCAGGTGATGTCGCCGGCCTTGCCGTCCCATTTTCCGGCAGAGCGGCTCGATTTCTGTCCGCCGCCCTGACCGGCGGTCTGTTTTTCAGCTACGATTTTTTTCAGTTGCTGATCCCTCATCATTTCACCGGCAAAGTGCTGACCCCCGTTATGAAGGTCATAATCGGGTTAACCATGCTCAGCTACCTGCTTATGATCAGCGGTATCGGTATTACCGTTGTCAGCCTGATTCGAAAGCGCCGCAGCAAGATTCCGCCGGACCTGGAGGATCGGCTGGGCGGTCTGTCACTATTTTCCGTGGTCGTGTTTTCAATGGTCATGGCTTTTTTCGACCTGTTTCATGCTGTTGAATACTATTCAGCGGTTTGGTTCTGTTTCTTTTTTTTCATATGGCGGGCGATCAAAATTTTTCAGGAAAGGAGATACCTGAAAATCCTGCCGATACTGTATGGGCTTTCCATGGCCTTCTGCTGGATCTGTTTCTGGTTGATGGTTCACCTGGAAGGTGTTGGTTTGACGTTGGATAATGCCATGGCGGCAGCCCGTCAGATCAGTCAATATTCTCCGGAGAGCCGGGTGGTGCAGAAGGTCAGCCTTGAAAACGGAAACATGGTTGACATCATGAACGCCAACCTGGAAAGCGCTTTCGGGAATGTCTGGTATTATAGAGAAAGCGTTAATCTACTCAACAAAAATGAAATTCTTCAAAAATGTCTGAAGGGTAGTTATATTTATCTCGCCCTGGTCCCCATGTTGAATATCTATTACGCCGGACAGGATCTGAAGAGGCTGCCGGTCAGGACAGTCCGGTTGAGTTATCGCGATGCCGGGGGCAAGAACCATTTGACGGTGACGGTGGAACCGGAAGATGCTGCCCCGTAG
- the hisC gene encoding histidinol-phosphate transaminase, translating to MKLQPPEYVLAVKPYAPGKPIEELEREYGLTGSIKLASNENPLGPSPLALEAISQALSRLHRYPDGSGYYLVRKLSEKFGVRPENIILGSGSDDIIGMLTRALLYPGDEVIMSRPSFSMYEIMTRVSNARPVFVPLRSLAVDLDDIAGAVTSKTRMIFLTNPHNPAGTIFPADRFGDFLKNIPETVTVVLDEAYVEFARDPACADSLDFLDDGRPLAALRTFSKIYGLAGLRVGYGFMPPEMVSLLNRVRQPFNVGSLAQVAAVAALDDDAFLQKTRQVVHDGLDFLFRELKRMGVTCFPTQSNFFLLDVERNADEVFTALLREGVIVRSMTSYGYPTYLRVNAGLPEENVRFIEALEKVLS from the coding sequence ATGAAGTTACAACCGCCCGAATACGTCCTGGCCGTCAAACCTTACGCTCCCGGCAAGCCGATCGAGGAACTGGAAAGAGAATACGGTTTGACCGGCTCCATCAAGCTGGCCTCCAATGAAAATCCCCTGGGGCCGTCCCCGCTGGCCCTGGAGGCCATCAGCCAGGCGCTTTCCCGGCTGCACCGCTACCCGGACGGCAGCGGTTATTACCTGGTCCGGAAGCTTTCCGAAAAATTCGGGGTCCGGCCGGAAAATATCATCCTGGGCAGCGGGTCCGACGACATCATCGGCATGCTGACCCGGGCCCTGCTCTATCCCGGGGACGAGGTCATCATGAGCCGGCCGTCCTTTTCCATGTATGAGATCATGACGCGCGTTTCCAATGCCCGGCCGGTCTTTGTGCCCCTGCGCTCACTGGCCGTCGATCTGGATGATATCGCCGGCGCGGTCACATCGAAAACACGGATGATATTTCTGACCAACCCCCACAATCCCGCGGGCACGATTTTCCCCGCGGACCGGTTCGGGGATTTTCTGAAAAACATCCCGGAAACGGTGACGGTCGTTCTGGATGAAGCCTACGTGGAGTTCGCCCGGGACCCCGCCTGCGCCGACAGCCTCGACTTTCTGGATGACGGACGTCCCCTGGCGGCCCTGCGGACCTTTTCAAAGATTTACGGATTGGCCGGCCTGCGGGTGGGCTACGGCTTCATGCCGCCGGAAATGGTGTCCCTGCTGAACCGGGTCCGGCAGCCCTTTAACGTCGGGTCCCTGGCCCAGGTGGCGGCCGTGGCCGCCCTGGATGATGATGCTTTCCTCCAAAAGACCCGGCAGGTCGTACATGATGGACTGGATTTTTTATTCCGGGAACTGAAACGGATGGGCGTCACCTGCTTCCCCACCCAGTCCAACTTTTTCCTGCTGGATGTGGAGCGGAACGCGGATGAGGTGTTTACAGCGCTTTTACGGGAAGGGGTGATTGTCCGTTCCATGACGTCATACGGGTATCCGACATACCTGCGGGTCAACGCCGGCCTGCCGGAAGAAAACGTCCGTTTCATCGAGGCCCTGGAGAAGGTGTTATCATGA
- a CDS encoding BatD family protein: protein MKRLVFLASFLVLTALSAAAAHTANVSASVDRTRITDGETLTLTVTIEGGKGEVNVGGIRDFEVASRGTSSSYNMINGNVSSQTAYIFTLVPLKKGHLVIPPLPVETGGKTVYTEMIPVEVGDSPRAGGGADTETADAFTQLSVSGDSPFVGEQITCRFSLYNAVPIANAAVSKAPDFPGFSAEKLTDNRSYSKIVNGRRFDVTELVYVLTPEQAGVHVIGPATISCDLVVRTAPRSRSRFDSFFNDPFFGGGQSLQPRRLTADPVTVNVRPLPEYKGAEPFSGLVGEFSIAAEIGQTELAEGDSCNIAVVISGRGNIKSAAAPRFDFPAAFKVYEDTPTEDVTVGETGVSGKKRFPAALVAVSPGKYTVGPFSLTYFDVKRNAYATISTAPIDITVKPGGKRQPDAVAGDNSSDGEKMSPPVRKQAVEFTGHDIFPVKPDLSALEHARPVPLTLFLLMTGGPFVLYGLAAAVMSRVRRKTGDATLMSRRSRAALKEARRDRLTAEARLDLLFKAVVYAVYARAGRKGESLTYREARQLLTDNGCDETIAEKSSRLLEEIEQARYGGRAVDQDFMTRTLASAGTLIRRIVP from the coding sequence GTGAAACGACTGGTTTTTCTCGCATCATTCCTTGTTCTGACGGCACTGTCGGCCGCGGCGGCACACACCGCCAATGTCAGCGCCTCGGTCGACCGGACACGGATTACCGACGGGGAGACGCTGACCCTGACCGTTACCATCGAGGGCGGCAAAGGGGAGGTAAATGTCGGCGGGATCCGGGACTTTGAAGTGGCTTCCCGGGGCACCTCGTCCTCCTACAACATGATCAATGGCAATGTGTCCAGCCAGACGGCATATATTTTTACCCTGGTTCCCTTGAAGAAAGGGCACCTGGTGATTCCTCCCCTGCCCGTAGAAACCGGCGGCAAGACGGTATACACCGAAATGATTCCCGTGGAAGTGGGCGACAGTCCCCGGGCCGGCGGCGGAGCGGATACGGAAACGGCGGATGCGTTCACGCAGTTGTCGGTATCCGGCGACTCTCCTTTCGTGGGCGAGCAGATCACCTGTCGGTTTTCCCTGTATAACGCTGTCCCCATCGCCAACGCCGCCGTGAGCAAGGCACCAGATTTCCCCGGGTTTTCGGCGGAAAAACTGACCGATAACCGGTCCTATTCAAAAATCGTCAACGGCCGCCGCTTTGACGTCACCGAACTCGTCTACGTGCTGACGCCCGAACAGGCCGGCGTCCATGTCATCGGTCCGGCAACGATTTCCTGCGATCTGGTTGTCCGGACCGCCCCCCGGAGCCGGTCGCGGTTCGACTCTTTTTTCAACGATCCCTTCTTCGGCGGCGGCCAATCGCTTCAACCCCGTCGCCTGACCGCCGATCCCGTGACGGTGAATGTCCGGCCGCTTCCGGAATACAAAGGCGCTGAACCTTTTTCCGGTCTGGTCGGGGAATTTTCCATTGCCGCCGAAATCGGCCAGACCGAACTTGCCGAGGGCGACTCCTGCAATATCGCGGTGGTCATCAGCGGCCGGGGCAATATCAAATCGGCGGCGGCGCCGCGGTTTGATTTTCCGGCCGCTTTCAAGGTGTATGAAGACACGCCGACCGAAGATGTCACGGTCGGGGAAACCGGCGTCTCCGGGAAAAAGCGGTTCCCGGCGGCACTGGTGGCCGTCTCTCCCGGGAAATACACCGTGGGGCCATTTTCACTGACCTATTTTGATGTCAAACGGAACGCCTATGCGACCATTTCCACGGCGCCAATTGACATTACTGTCAAGCCGGGCGGGAAACGCCAGCCGGACGCCGTCGCCGGGGATAACTCATCCGATGGTGAAAAGATGTCCCCGCCGGTCCGCAAGCAGGCCGTGGAATTCACGGGCCATGATATTTTCCCCGTCAAACCGGATCTGTCGGCCCTGGAACACGCCCGGCCGGTTCCGCTGACCCTGTTCCTGCTGATGACGGGCGGGCCGTTTGTCCTTTACGGCCTGGCCGCGGCGGTCATGTCCCGGGTCCGCCGGAAGACGGGCGACGCCACCCTGATGTCCCGCAGGTCCCGGGCGGCTTTGAAAGAAGCCAGGCGCGACCGGCTGACCGCTGAAGCGCGCCTGGACCTGCTTTTCAAAGCCGTGGTTTACGCGGTTTACGCCAGGGCGGGCCGGAAAGGGGAATCCCTCACCTACCGGGAAGCCCGGCAGTTGCTGACGGACAACGGCTGTGATGAGACAATTGCCGAAAAGTCCTCCCGGCTGCTGGAGGAGATCGAACAGGCGCGCTACGGCGGCCGGGCGGTTGACCAGGATTTCATGACAAGAACGCTGGCCTCGGCCGGAACCCTGATCCGGAGGATTGTGCCATGA
- a CDS encoding tetratricopeptide repeat protein codes for MNFAHPYLLLSLWAAVPLLLIVFWGGARRKKILAGFAAANGLVRIAADASPARRTAAGLLLILASASALVALSGPRYGFRWEKIEQRGVDIMVALDCSRSMLAEDIKPTRLTRAKYEIIDLLRMLTGDRVGLVAFAGSAFLQCPLTMDYSAFHLFLDTLSPDMLPVGGTAIGDAVQTAISGFHEKDASDKAIIIITDGESTAGADPLEAARQAAEKKIRIFCIGVGGNEGAPVPEAAGGFKKDREGKIVLTRLDEETLKQMAAATGGIYVRSEAGDMDLENIYQDRIRGTMEQTTLESGRKKIWEDRFQWFLALALLLLAVEMFLPRGRKAGPAVLLVMLLAVSGASEVRAGNVYDDVRQGREAYDGGQYDQALKHFIDAQLADPDNAELYYNIGSAYYKAGKQDEAVAHYKKALELIRNNEPFRENVWYNLGNAHYRRGDFTSAIDAYQQALKINAGDREAEENLALARKAEEEKNKQQNQDQQKQSSDQDKQKTDQEQQQHQSGQDQNQASDQNKSSGENQPQSSEQNRQQQAGQQPEDEGQRSDNGGDDQLTDGQNIQQESQPDQQSGGSQAAGGGDQEPEQEQAAGKAMAGRQPGADPGDNRLNRLQDRPGAIMLPEYRKKEVEQDW; via the coding sequence GTGAATTTCGCGCATCCTTATTTACTGCTGTCCCTCTGGGCGGCGGTGCCGCTGCTGCTGATCGTTTTCTGGGGGGGAGCCCGACGCAAAAAAATCCTGGCCGGATTCGCCGCCGCCAACGGGCTGGTCCGGATCGCGGCGGACGCCTCCCCGGCCCGGCGGACCGCAGCGGGGCTGCTGCTGATCCTGGCCTCGGCCTCGGCCCTGGTCGCCCTGTCCGGACCGCGGTATGGGTTTCGCTGGGAAAAGATCGAACAGAGGGGCGTGGATATCATGGTCGCCCTGGACTGTTCCCGGAGCATGCTGGCCGAAGACATCAAGCCGACCCGGCTGACCCGGGCCAAGTATGAGATCATCGACCTGCTGCGGATGCTGACCGGCGACCGGGTCGGGCTGGTCGCTTTCGCCGGCAGCGCATTTTTGCAGTGCCCGCTGACCATGGACTACAGCGCCTTTCATCTGTTTCTGGACACCCTGTCGCCGGATATGCTGCCGGTGGGCGGCACCGCCATCGGTGATGCCGTGCAGACGGCCATTTCCGGATTCCATGAAAAGGACGCTTCCGACAAGGCCATTATCATTATCACCGACGGCGAGTCGACGGCCGGTGCCGATCCCCTGGAAGCGGCCCGGCAGGCGGCGGAAAAGAAGATCAGGATCTTCTGCATCGGCGTCGGCGGAAACGAGGGCGCGCCCGTTCCCGAGGCCGCCGGCGGATTTAAAAAAGACCGGGAAGGGAAAATCGTTCTGACCCGGCTGGACGAGGAAACCCTCAAGCAGATGGCGGCCGCCACCGGCGGTATTTATGTCCGCTCCGAGGCGGGCGACATGGACCTGGAGAATATTTATCAGGACCGGATCCGGGGAACCATGGAACAGACCACGCTGGAGAGCGGCCGGAAGAAGATCTGGGAAGACCGGTTCCAGTGGTTCCTGGCGCTGGCTTTGCTCCTTTTGGCGGTGGAGATGTTCCTTCCCCGGGGCCGGAAGGCCGGTCCGGCTGTTCTGCTGGTGATGCTGCTGGCCGTCTCGGGCGCCTCCGAGGTCCGGGCGGGCAATGTCTATGATGACGTGCGCCAGGGAAGAGAAGCCTATGACGGCGGTCAGTATGATCAGGCCCTCAAGCATTTCATTGACGCGCAACTGGCCGATCCGGACAATGCCGAGCTGTATTACAATATCGGCAGTGCCTATTACAAGGCGGGCAAACAGGATGAAGCCGTCGCCCATTATAAAAAGGCCCTGGAGCTGATCAGGAATAATGAGCCGTTCCGGGAGAATGTGTGGTATAACCTGGGCAACGCCCATTACCGCCGGGGAGATTTCACCAGCGCCATTGACGCCTACCAGCAGGCATTGAAAATCAATGCCGGCGACAGGGAGGCCGAGGAAAACCTGGCTCTGGCCAGGAAAGCCGAGGAAGAGAAAAATAAACAGCAGAACCAGGACCAGCAGAAGCAATCGTCTGATCAGGACAAACAGAAGACGGACCAGGAGCAACAGCAGCACCAGTCCGGTCAGGATCAGAACCAGGCGTCCGATCAGAATAAGTCGTCTGGTGAAAATCAGCCGCAGTCTTCGGAGCAAAACCGGCAGCAACAGGCAGGACAGCAGCCGGAGGATGAGGGCCAGCGGTCGGATAACGGTGGTGATGACCAGTTGACGGACGGACAGAACATTCAGCAGGAGAGTCAGCCGGATCAGCAAAGCGGAGGCAGCCAGGCCGCCGGAGGCGGCGACCAGGAGCCGGAGCAGGAACAGGCAGCGGGGAAGGCCATGGCCGGCCGGCAGCCGGGCGCCGATCCGGGCGATAACCGACTGAACCGGCTTCAGGATAGGCCCGGGGCTATTATGCTGCCGGAATACCGGAAAAAGGAGGTGGAACAGGACTGGTGA
- a CDS encoding DUF1343 domain-containing protein, with protein sequence MRTRTGLEVLCENPSRYLPGERLGILANPASVDSRFVHARDRISQAFPGRVVALYAPQHGFFADKQDNMKASDNFVDPELGVPVFSLYGQTRIPTPEMMAPIDTLIIDLQDVGTRVYTFIYTMAYCLEEARRHGKQVVVLDRPNPVGGNIVEGNLLIPEYASFVGRFPIPMRHGLTVGEVARLFNDHFEIGCDLTVVPMENWRRDMFFEQTGLPWVAPSPNLPTPVSAVVYPGQVIWEGTNVSEGRGTTRPFELFGAPFIDPREITAVIGPEGLAGAVLRPVLFEPTSNKWAGQPCRGFQIHPTEPGRFRPYSASLALLRAVLRLYPDRFAWSKEPYEYEYEKPAIDLILGNPEIRRRLEQQEPIESLEASWTEDLDRFSAVSREYFLYK encoded by the coding sequence ATGCGGACCCGAACCGGTTTAGAGGTATTGTGCGAAAATCCTTCCCGTTATCTTCCGGGAGAACGCCTTGGCATCCTGGCTAACCCGGCCTCCGTGGACAGCCGGTTTGTCCATGCCCGGGACCGGATCAGCCAGGCGTTTCCCGGACGCGTCGTTGCCCTGTATGCCCCCCAGCACGGTTTTTTTGCCGACAAGCAGGACAACATGAAAGCCTCTGACAATTTCGTCGATCCGGAACTGGGCGTCCCCGTATTCAGCCTTTACGGCCAAACCCGCATCCCCACCCCGGAGATGATGGCGCCCATCGACACCCTGATCATCGATCTCCAGGACGTGGGCACCCGCGTTTATACCTTTATCTACACCATGGCCTACTGCCTGGAAGAGGCCAGGCGCCACGGCAAGCAGGTGGTGGTGCTGGACCGTCCCAACCCGGTCGGCGGGAACATCGTGGAAGGCAACCTGCTGATCCCGGAATACGCCTCCTTTGTCGGCCGGTTCCCCATTCCCATGCGGCACGGCCTGACTGTCGGCGAAGTGGCCCGGCTGTTCAATGACCACTTTGAAATCGGCTGTGACCTGACGGTGGTCCCCATGGAAAACTGGCGGCGGGACATGTTCTTTGAACAGACCGGCCTGCCCTGGGTGGCGCCGTCCCCGAACCTGCCCACGCCCGTATCCGCCGTGGTCTATCCCGGACAGGTCATCTGGGAAGGCACGAACGTGTCGGAAGGCCGCGGCACCACCCGCCCCTTTGAGCTTTTCGGGGCGCCCTTTATTGACCCCAGGGAAATAACGGCGGTCATCGGCCCGGAAGGGCTTGCCGGCGCCGTTCTCCGCCCGGTGCTGTTCGAGCCTACCTCGAACAAGTGGGCGGGACAGCCCTGCCGGGGATTCCAGATCCACCCAACCGAACCGGGCCGGTTCCGGCCCTACTCGGCTTCCCTGGCCCTGTTGCGGGCGGTCCTGCGACTGTACCCGGACCGGTTCGCCTGGAGCAAGGAGCCCTATGAATATGAATACGAGAAACCGGCCATCGACCTGATCCTGGGAAACCCGGAGATCCGTCGTCGCCTGGAACAACAGGAGCCCATCGAAAGCCTGGAAGCATCCTGGACCGAAGACCTGGATCGATTCTCCGCTGTCAGCAGAGAATATTTTCTTTATAAATAA
- a CDS encoding 30S ribosomal protein S1 — protein MMEDDDDLDLQEAGQGESSGESMEALMGMYEDSIKQFAEGEVVTGTIVSVDKDYVLVDIGYKSEGQIKTNEFRGEEGKAKLNVGDPVDVMIEYWDEESETLVLSKEKAVKVKVWETIKDTYDKDGIIKGVIVSRVKGGFSVDVGLQAFLPGSQADLRPIRNFDEMVGQTYDFKVLKYNRRRNNIVLSRRVLLEQDLKAKRAEVLENIAEGQVLDGIVKNITEYGVFVDLGGVDGLLHITDISWGRVRHPAEMFKVGDNIKLKVLSFDLDKKKISLGMKQLSPDPWTFVSEKYPVGKRVSGKVVSITNYGIFIELEEGVEGLIHVSEISWTRKVRHPSRVVNVGEEVEAVVLDVQPDNRRISLGMKQIEPNPWEVVSEKYPVGTVIEGRIKNITDFGLFIGIDDDIDGLVHISDISWTKRIKHPSEIYKKGDVVQAVVLEIDKENERFSMGIKQLEADPWESVRERYPIGTKVSGLVTNVTDFGIFVELEEGIEGLVHVSEISTERIKTPVGQYEVGAELTARVMNVNVDERKIGLSIKRLEIDDEKSLLKDYVDNSKPARSAFGELLRENLQEGLSDIGKKGNKDKDAAEDPGAK, from the coding sequence ATGATGGAAGATGACGACGATCTGGATCTGCAGGAAGCCGGGCAGGGCGAATCGTCCGGCGAGAGCATGGAAGCCCTGATGGGGATGTATGAAGACAGCATCAAGCAGTTCGCCGAAGGCGAAGTGGTCACGGGAACCATCGTCTCCGTGGACAAGGACTACGTGCTGGTGGATATCGGCTACAAATCCGAAGGCCAGATCAAAACCAACGAATTCCGGGGCGAAGAAGGCAAGGCCAAGCTCAACGTCGGCGATCCTGTCGACGTGATGATCGAGTACTGGGACGAAGAAAGCGAAACCCTGGTCCTGTCCAAGGAAAAGGCCGTCAAGGTCAAAGTCTGGGAAACGATCAAGGACACCTACGACAAAGACGGTATCATCAAGGGCGTTATCGTCAGCCGGGTCAAGGGCGGTTTTTCCGTGGACGTCGGACTTCAGGCCTTTCTGCCGGGTTCCCAGGCCGATCTGCGGCCCATCCGGAATTTCGACGAGATGGTCGGCCAGACCTATGACTTCAAGGTGCTCAAATATAACCGGCGCCGCAATAATATCGTGCTGTCCCGGCGCGTGCTGCTGGAACAGGATCTGAAAGCCAAGCGCGCCGAGGTCCTGGAGAATATCGCCGAAGGCCAGGTGCTGGACGGCATCGTAAAGAACATCACCGAATACGGCGTGTTCGTTGACCTCGGCGGCGTGGACGGTCTGCTCCACATCACCGATATTTCCTGGGGCCGGGTCCGTCATCCGGCGGAGATGTTCAAGGTCGGCGACAATATCAAACTGAAGGTGCTTTCTTTTGACCTGGACAAGAAAAAGATTTCTCTGGGCATGAAACAGTTGTCGCCGGATCCCTGGACCTTTGTCAGCGAAAAATATCCGGTCGGCAAGAGAGTGTCCGGAAAAGTGGTCAGCATCACCAACTACGGCATTTTCATCGAGCTGGAAGAGGGCGTGGAAGGCCTGATTCATGTATCCGAAATTTCCTGGACCCGGAAGGTCCGCCATCCTTCCCGGGTGGTGAATGTCGGTGAGGAAGTGGAGGCGGTCGTCCTGGACGTTCAGCCGGACAACCGGCGCATCTCCCTGGGCATGAAGCAGATTGAACCGAATCCCTGGGAAGTCGTCAGCGAAAAGTATCCGGTGGGAACGGTCATCGAAGGCCGGATCAAGAATATCACCGACTTCGGTCTGTTCATCGGCATCGACGATGACATCGACGGGCTGGTTCATATCTCGGACATCTCCTGGACCAAACGCATCAAGCACCCCTCCGAGATCTATAAGAAGGGCGATGTCGTCCAGGCCGTGGTTCTGGAGATCGACAAGGAAAACGAACGGTTTTCCATGGGCATCAAACAGCTCGAGGCCGACCCCTGGGAAAGCGTCAGGGAACGGTATCCCATCGGGACCAAGGTTTCCGGCCTGGTCACCAACGTGACCGATTTCGGGATTTTCGTGGAACTGGAAGAGGGGATCGAAGGACTGGTCCATGTGTCGGAGATCAGCACCGAACGGATCAAGACACCGGTCGGGCAGTACGAGGTGGGTGCGGAACTGACGGCCCGCGTCATGAACGTGAACGTGGATGAGCGGAAGATCGGCCTGTCCATTAAACGGCTTGAAATAGATGATGAAAAGAGCCTTCTCAAGGATTATGTCGATAATTCCAAGCCGGCCCGTTCCGCTTTCGGGGAACTGCTGCGGGAGAACCTCCAGGAAGGATTGAGCGATATCGGCAAGAAAGGCAATAAGGACAAGGACGCGGCTGAAGACCCGGGAGCAAAATAA
- a CDS encoding ribonuclease H, producing MSDDKPGWKRMAFKGNKVWMALDEEQRPLEKDGKVLIKYQVNQDYEYWVHKSSVAPVEQIGRSAGQKKTGDKKSRDKRSDGAEASGDITANLPDNAVLAFTDGASSGNPGPSGIGVLLRYKDKEKCISRFIGQATNNIAELTAIQAALLEIKNKKLPVRIFTDSAYAHGVLTLGWKPKKNNELIQSIQKTMAGFRDLKLIKVKGHAGIPENETADRLAVAAIEEHSG from the coding sequence GTGAGCGACGACAAACCGGGCTGGAAACGAATGGCCTTTAAAGGCAACAAGGTCTGGATGGCCCTTGATGAAGAGCAGCGGCCACTGGAAAAAGACGGCAAGGTACTCATCAAGTACCAGGTGAACCAGGATTACGAATACTGGGTCCACAAAAGCAGCGTGGCTCCCGTGGAACAAATCGGCCGGTCCGCTGGGCAGAAAAAAACAGGGGACAAGAAAAGCCGGGACAAGAGAAGCGACGGGGCGGAAGCCAGCGGAGACATCACGGCAAACCTGCCGGACAATGCCGTCCTGGCGTTTACCGACGGCGCCTCATCCGGCAATCCCGGGCCTTCCGGCATCGGTGTCCTGCTCCGTTATAAGGACAAGGAGAAATGCATCTCCCGGTTCATCGGCCAGGCCACCAACAACATCGCCGAGCTCACGGCCATCCAGGCGGCGCTTCTGGAAATCAAAAACAAAAAACTGCCCGTAAGGATATTTACGGACAGCGCCTATGCCCACGGCGTGCTGACGCTGGGGTGGAAACCCAAGAAAAACAATGAACTGATTCAATCCATCCAAAAGACCATGGCCGGATTCAGGGACTTGAAACTGATCAAGGTCAAAGGCCACGCCGGCATTCCTGAGAACGAAACGGCCGACCGTCTGGCCGTGGCCGCCATAGAAGAACATTCCGGGTAG
- the cmk gene encoding (d)CMP kinase, producing the protein MRDMVITIDGPAGAGKTTVSRQLAGRLGYRYVDTGALYRGIALAAREKGVDAGDDAGLAALCSGLTLELVVGPDGSRLLSGGVDISGRIRTPEISMMASAVSARPVVREFLLGLQRKMGQDKRAVFEGRDTGTVVFPGADVKFFLSAAVEARALRRFKELPPGAGLTLEQVADDIRLRDHNDQTRSHAPLKPAEDAIMVDSTNRTPDQVVDFMMEHIRGRSKT; encoded by the coding sequence ATGAGAGATATGGTGATTACGATCGACGGCCCGGCCGGGGCCGGTAAAACCACCGTCAGCCGCCAGCTGGCCGGGCGGCTGGGTTATCGCTACGTGGATACCGGCGCCCTGTACCGGGGCATCGCCCTGGCGGCCAGGGAAAAAGGGGTTGACGCCGGCGATGATGCCGGGCTGGCCGCCCTGTGTTCCGGCCTGACCCTGGAGTTGGTCGTCGGCCCGGACGGCTCCCGCCTGCTATCCGGCGGGGTCGATATCTCCGGCCGGATCCGGACACCGGAGATCAGCATGATGGCTTCGGCGGTTTCCGCCCGGCCCGTGGTCAGGGAGTTCCTGCTGGGGCTCCAGCGGAAGATGGGCCAGGATAAGCGGGCCGTGTTCGAGGGCCGGGATACGGGCACCGTGGTTTTCCCCGGGGCCGACGTCAAGTTTTTTTTGAGCGCCGCCGTTGAGGCCAGAGCCCTGAGACGGTTCAAGGAACTTCCGCCGGGCGCCGGCCTGACCCTGGAACAGGTGGCCGATGACATCCGGCTCCGGGACCACAATGACCAGACCCGCAGCCACGCCCCGCTGAAACCCGCCGAAGACGCCATCATGGTCGACTCCACGAATCGTACTCCGGACCAGGTCGTCGATTTCATGATGGAGCATATCCGGGGACGCAGTAAGACGTAA